From Anoplopoma fimbria isolate UVic2021 breed Golden Eagle Sablefish chromosome 11, Afim_UVic_2022, whole genome shotgun sequence, one genomic window encodes:
- the nptx2a gene encoding neuronal pentraxin-2a: MLGVVVGLLYLVSGRTVGSQDATGSRFVCNAIPPGAEPGCGYGPTGNRVQSSSPVEDELRNTIIQLRETILQQKETIVSQQGTIKELNSKLARCEASGDESPQGKPRGQGSRRKEHGKNTMGDLPRDPGDTMDQLGKTMQSLKGRLENLEQQNLRLPSTNVSTRVISALTPLPPELRELLRQRLGALESQLLRKVADLEEEKSQLYNETAAHRQRTESALNSLLERITELEKSNNAFKSPEDFKVSLSLRTNYLYGRIKKSLPEMYAFTVCMWLKSSASPGIGTPFSYGVPGQANEIVLIEWGNNPIELLVNDKVAQLPLSVSDGRWHHICITWTTRDGFWEAYQDGERLGTGDNLAPWHPIKPGGVIILGQEQDIVGGRFDATQAFVGELSQFNMWDRVLRPVDIVGLANCSAYMPGNVVPWIDANVEVFGGASKAALEICEDRAFDS; the protein is encoded by the exons ATGCTGGGTGTAGTAGTTGGACTTTTGTACCTGGTCAGTGGACGCACGGTGGGAAGCCAGGACGCCACAGGTAGCCGCTTCGTCTGTAACGCCATTCCCCCGGGCGCAGAGCCGGGCTGCGGGTATGGCCCCACGGGGAACCGCGTCCAGAGCAGCAGCCCCGTGGAGGACGAGCTGCGGAACACGATCATCCAACTCCGGGAGACCATCCTGCAGCAGAAAGAGACCATCGTGAGCCAGCAGGGGACCATCAAGGAGCTCAACTCCAAGCTGGCGCGCTGCGAGGCGTCGGGCGACGAGTCGCCGCAGGGCAAGCCCCGAGGTCAGGGCTCCAGACGGAAGGAACACGGCAAGAACACCATGGGGGACCTGCCACGGGACCCCGGCGATACTATGGACCAACTGGGCAAGACCATGCAGAGTCTCAAGGGTCGGCTGGAGAACTTGGAG CAGCAGAATTTGCGTCTTCCCAGCACAAACGTGTCAACTAGAGTTATCTCGGCTCTGACTCCTCTGCCACCGGAGCTGAGGGAACTCCTGCGGCAGCGTCTCGGGGCCCTGGAGAGCCAGCTCCTCCGGAAGGTGGCCGatttggaggaggagaagagccAGCTCTACAATGAAACGGCGGCCCACCGCCAACGCACCGAGAGTGCTCTCAATTCCCTCTTGGAGAGGATCACGGAGCTTGAGAAAA GTAATAATGCCTTCAAATCACCCGAGGATTTCAAAGTGTCCCTCTCGCTCCGCACCAACTACTTGTATGGACGCATCAAGAAGAGCCTCCCGGAGATGTACGCCTTCACCGTGTGTATGTGGCTCAAGTCCAGCGCCAGTCCTGGCATAGGAACCCCGTTCTCTTATGGCGTGCCAGGCCAGGCCAACGAGATAGTCCTCATAGAATGGGGGAACAACCCCATCGAGCTACTGGTTAACGACAAG GTGGCCCAGCTCCCTCTGTCAGTGAGCGACGGACGCTGGCACCACATTTGCATCACCTGGACGACCAGAGACGGTTTCTGGGAGGCTTACCAGGATGGCGAGCGTCTGGGCACAGGGGACAACCTGGCCCCCTGGCACCCAATTAAACCTGGAGGGGTGATCATCCTGGGCCAGGAGCAG GACATAGTCGGAGGCCGGTTTGACGCCACGCAGGCCTTTGTGGGCGAGCTGAGCCAGTTCAACATGTGGGATCGAGTACTGCGGCCCGTGGACATCGTGGGCCTGGCTAACTGCTCAGCCTACATGCCCGGCAACGTGGTTCCTTGGATTGATGCTAATGTGGAAGTGTTTGGTGGTGCGAGTAAAGCTGCTCTGGAGATCTGTGAAGATCGTGCATTTGATTCCTAA